A single genomic interval of Paralichthys olivaceus isolate ysfri-2021 chromosome 7, ASM2471397v2, whole genome shotgun sequence harbors:
- the asb13b gene encoding ankyrin repeat and SOCS box protein 13 — MEATRARPSLYGEIAHGLGFWTDRSAVHEAAAQGRVLQLQQLIEGGAAVNIVAVDSITPLHEACIQGQTQCVRLLLGAGAQVDARNIDGSTPLCDACAAGSLACVKLLLEYGATVNPPLFTFSPLHEACMGGNSDCVQLMIDRGAFMEAHDCHYGTPLHVACARQHYNCAKVLLSAGANVNAAKLHETALHHAAKTKNVDLVELLVEFGGNVYARDNLNKKPIHYTSLGSPCYLCLEFYENTPLSLQQISRVTVRRTLGTRAREVVSQLGLPNRIISFLSYTAPPIVELLSLGET; from the exons CTCATGGTCTTGGATTCTGGACGGACCGGTCTGCTGTGCATGAGGCCGCTGCGCAGGGCAgggtgctgcagctgcagcagctgatcgAGGGCGGTGCAGCAGTTAACATCGTGGCTGTGGACTCTATCACGCCGCTGCATGAGGCGTGCATACAGGGCCAGACCCAATGTGTCCGACTGCTGCTGGGCGCTGGTGCACAG GTGGATGCCCGCAACATCGATGGTAGCACTCCACTGTGTGATGCCTGTGCAGCTGGAAGCCTTGCATGTGTCAAGCTGTTGTTGGAGTATGGAGCCACAGTTAACCCTCCGCTGTTTACCTTCTCACCTCTTCACGAGGCGTGCATGGGAG GTAATTCAGATTGTGTTCAGCTCATGATTGATCGAGGAGCTTTCATGGAGGCTCACGACTGCCACTACGGGACACCGCTTCATGTAGCCTGTGCCAGGCAACACTACAACTGCGCCAAAGTTCTCCTCAGTGCAG gGGCAAATGTTAATGCTGCCAAGCTACATGAGACTGCCCTTCATCATGCAGCCAAAACAAAGAACGTTGACTTAGTTGAGCTACTTGTGGAATTTGGGGGCAACGTGTATGCCAGGGATAACCTGAACAAAAAACCCATCCACTACACCAGTCTGGGATCTCCCTGTTACCTCTGCCTTGAGTTCTATGAGA ATACTCCCCTGAGTCTACAGCAGATCAGCAGAGTGACAGTGAGGAGGACTCTCGGCACAAGAGCACGTGAGGTGGTTTCTCAGCTGGGCCTCCCCAATCGCATCATAAGTTTTCTTTCTTACACAGCACCTCCAATTGTTGAACTTTTATCACTTGGAGAAActtga
- the LOC109624618 gene encoding neuroepithelial cell-transforming gene 1 protein-like has translation MEETEEACGGTMENKKLKVRRMTSRTSSSSVRSVAAEASPQTLRRNNSKKPPLQRGSSFTFLTPGTPWDFSLKRKRKEKDDDTVSLSSFDLKEPSNKRVRPLAKVSSLVNLISPSKNGAVRRFGQTLQSMSLRSDSKSPGMSLKAGSKAAGPTPTKRRNSTLWSETLDVHQKSTFSTKEIKRQEAIYELYRGEQDLIEDLQLARKAYHDPMLKLSIMTEEELAHIFGDLDAYIPLHEDLLMKLTEGTGPDGTVAQIGQIVIDWLPGLNAYKNYCSNQLAAKALLDQKKQDRRVQDFLQRCLESPFSRKLDLWSFLDIPRSRLVKYPLLLREILRHTPPDHPDVISLERAISIIQEILSDINLRKGESECQYYIDKLEYLDEKQRDPLIDNCKTLLCHGELRNKSGSRLHVFLFSELLVLTRPVTRNERSCFQVYRQPIPVRDLALEDVQDGEIRMGGSFRGAFTNTEKVKNIFRVSSLDPSHGQSHTLHVNDVYHKQQWLNCLRTAMAQQPQEAAPRVQEGEAIRAKRRSSTLSATICDEETDENCPPVSGPKLRPQKLSKTRLDKKLQGSVKRKETEV, from the exons ATGGAAGAAACGGAGGAAGCGTGCGGAGGAACGATGGAGAATAAGAAGCTGAAAGTTCGCAGGATGACGTCGAGGACGTCCTCGTCCAGCGTTCGGAGCGTCGCCGCAGAGGCTTCTCCTCAAACCCTGCGGAGGAACAACAGCAAGAA GCCTCCGCTCCAGAGAGGCAGCTCCTTCACCTTTCTTACACCGGGGACTCCGTGGGACTTCAGTCTA AAGAGGAAGCGCAAAGAGAAGGACGATGACACGGTCAGTCTGTCGAGCTTCGACCTCAAG GAACCCAGCAACAAGCGAGTCCGACCTTTGGCCAAAGTTTCATCTCTCGTCAACTTGATATCTCCTTCAAAGAACGGGGCAGTGCGGCGCTTTGGTCAGACCCTCCAG TCAATGTCGTTACGCAGCGACAGCAAGTCACCAGGGATGTCCCTCAAAGCCGGCAGCAAGGCAGCAGGTCCCACTCCCACGAAACGGAGGAACAGCACGCTGTGGTCAGAGACGCTGGACGTCCATCAGAAGAGCACGTTCTCCACCAAAGAGATCAAGAGACAAGAG GCAATTTATGAGCTGTACAGGGGAGAGCAGGATCTCATCGAAGATCTCCAACTTGCACGAAAG GCGTACCACGATCCAATGCTGAAGCTCTCCATCATGACAGAGGAGGAGTTAGCTCACATATTTGGGGACCTGGACGCATACATCCCCTTACATGAGG ATTTACTGATGAAACTGACAGAAGGAACCGGCCCCGATGGAACAGTCGCTCAGATCGGACAGATTGTAATAGACTGG CTGCCTGGTCTGAACGCTTACAAAAACTACTGCAGCAACCAGCTCGCGGCCAAAGCGCTGCTCGACCAGAAGAAGCAGGACAGGCGGGTGCAGGACTTCTTGCAGCGCTGTCTCGAGTCGCCCTTCAGCAGAAAACTTGACCTGTGGAGCTTCCTGGACATCCCACGTTCACGCCTGGTGAAATACCCGCTGCTGCTGCGAGAGATCCTCAGACACACTCCTCCTGATCACCCAGACGTCATCAGTCTGGAGAGAGCT ATTTCTATAATCCAGGAGATTCTGTCCGACATCAATTTGAGGAAGGGGGAGTCTGAGTGTCAGTATTATATAGACAAACTGGAGTATCTGGATGAGAAGCAGCGAGACCCTCTCATAGACAACTGCAAGACACTGCTGTGTCATGGTGAGCTGCGGAACAAGAGTGGCTCG CGGCTGcatgtgtttctcttctccGAGCTGCTGGTTTTGACGCGGCCGGTGACACGTAATGAGAGGAGCTGCTTCCAGGTGTATCGACAGCCAATCCCAGTGAGGGACTTGGCTCTGGAGGACGTGCAAGACGGAGAAATCCGCATGGGGGGGTCGTTCAGAGGGGCTTTCACCAACACAGAGAAAG TGAAGAACATTTTCCGTGTGAGCTCTCTGGATCCTTCCCATGGCCAGTCCCACACCCTGCATGTCAATGACGTCTACCACAAACAGCAGTGGCTCAACTGTCTGCGCACCGCGATGGCTCAGCAGCCGCAGGAGGCTGCACCTCGGGTTCAGGAGGGTGAAGCCATCAGAGCCAAACGCCGCTCTTCCACCCTCTCGGCCACCATCTGTGACGAAGAGACGGACGAGAACTGTCCACCCGTCTCTGGCCCAAAACTCAGGCCTCAGAAGCTCTCAAAAACCAGACTGGACAAGAAGTTACAAGGCTCAgtgaagaggaaggaaactgAGGTGTAG